A stretch of the Hippoglossus hippoglossus isolate fHipHip1 chromosome 1, fHipHip1.pri, whole genome shotgun sequence genome encodes the following:
- the LOC117767052 gene encoding uncharacterized protein LOC117767052 — MMLLSWFIVFLCISANTGDVVVWGKPGEKVTLECSFAKCLSSIYGLVGMYLYHGLNPQEEVLYYYNASGYEKVSPRNRYLERVEKNGSLRNHTITISNLVAEDSGIYRCGYKRTADTNVICTVYILIISGEAPSSSPKEEPHSHVNEKSLTLVLVTVATCAISIFATILFVLLILKLKQWTRSRRRARSVPNECVYEVMTKNRIVPPEVSLPNLYDFE, encoded by the exons ATGATGCTGCTCAGCTGGTTTATAGTGTTCCTCTGTATTTCTGCAAACACAG gGGACGTTGTAGTGTGGGGCAAGCCCGGAGAGAAGGTCACCTTGGAGTGCTCCTTTGCAAAATGTCTCAGCAGCATCTACGGCTTGGTGGGGATGTATCTGTATCATGGTTTAAATCCGCAGGAGGAGGTGTTGTACTATTACAATGCCTCGGGATATGAAAAAGTCTCCCCACGAAACAGATACTTAGAGAGGGTTGAGAAAAATGGATCTCTGAGGAACCACACCATCACCATCAGCAATCTGGTCGCCGAGGACTCTGGCATCTACAGATGTGGCTACAAAAGAACTGCCGACACTAATGTTATATGCACCGTCTACATACTTATTATATCAG GAGAAGCACCGAGTTCCAGTCCAAAAGAGGAGCCTCATTCCCACGTCAATGAGAAAAGTCTAACTCTGGTGTTAGTCACCGTTGCCACCTGTGCCATCAGCATATTTGCCACCATCCTCTTCGTCCTGCTGATTCTGAAG TTGAAACAATGGaccagaagcagaagaagagcaAGAAGTGTCCCCAACGAATGTGTGTATGAAGTCATGACAAAGAACAGAATCGTCCCTCCAGAGGTGTCTTTGCCAAATCTGTATGATTTTGAGTAG